A stretch of the Aegilops tauschii subsp. strangulata cultivar AL8/78 chromosome 4, Aet v6.0, whole genome shotgun sequence genome encodes the following:
- the LOC109773366 gene encoding uncharacterized protein, producing MSKYVEMLDMGVRIAARFHSHCPQTARMYYKPPQSTSTSSSGAAEAASTDRRAAGFDGEDVAAGFRPFAASGGFGDGVQPRFGFDTAQVVIYEVV from the coding sequence ATGTCGAAGTACGTGGAGATGCTGGACATGGGCGTGCGCATCGCGGCCAGGTTCCACTCCCACTGCCCGCAGACGGCGCGCATGTACTACAAGCCGCCGCAGTCCACCTCCACGTCGTCGTCGGGCGCCGCCGAGGCCGCGTCGACGGATCGGAGGGCCGCCGGCTTTGACGGCGAAGACGTGGCTGCTGGCTTCCGGCCCTTCGCCGCATCGGGAGGGTTCGGCGACGGCGTCCAGCCGCGGTTCGGCTTCGACACCGCGCAGGTCGTCATCTACGAGGTCGTATGA
- the LOC109773364 gene encoding uncharacterized protein → MAAVKEHVLLSQPDKQVLLAEIPASGARDPQPTVTLRLLVELCNDYGAGPVDVDTMEDVACRVPLADLGRQGAADRAFKELVARIDNPALRPEVAAETAAAAARVRARCGADDRDGLRGVEFRLRVVFIDDASEEAEEDDDECGSDMEFGEFDLSGARSLRGQQTDAGYGYDYEEDDDDEDGCGAQFTVRPYRGALARAGGGAPSSLLLSGFEARSDGPELTEEHEMTSYDIQRVVRKALGGGGGGSVEDDEAYRRALDGGTPVSPTSRAAMVGQALQSARQQQQQQRSKSPRPIFPMRTGF, encoded by the coding sequence ATGGCCGCCGTGAAGGAGCACGTCCTGCTCAGCCAGCCGGACAAGCAGGTCCTGCTCGCCGAGATCCCGGCTTCAGGCGCGCGCGATCCGCAGCCGACGGTCACGCTCCGGCTGCTCGTCGAGCTGTGCAACGACTACGGCGCCGGCCCCGTGGACGTCGACACGATGGAGGACGTGGCCTGCCGCGTGCCGCTCGCCGACCTGGGCCGCCAGGGGGCGGCCGACCGGGCGTTCAAGGAGCTGGTGGCCCGGATCGACAACCCGGCGCTGCGCCCGGAGGTCGCCGCGGAGACcgcggcggccgcggcgcgcgTCCGGGCGAGGTGCGGGGCCGACGACCGCGACGGGCTCCGCGGCGTGGAGTTCCGCCTCCGCGTCGTGTTCATCGACGACGCGTccgaggaggcggaggaggacgacgacgagtgCGGGAGCGACATGGAGTTCGGGGAGTTCGATCTGAGCGGCGCGCGGAGCCTGCGCGGCCAGCAGACCGACGCCGGCTACGGCTACGACTacgaggaggacgacgacgatgaagacgGCTGCGGCGCCCAGTTCACTGTGCGCCCGTACCGCGGCGCCCTCGCGCGAGCGGGAGGAGGGGCGCCGTCGTCCCTGCTGCTGTCAGGCTTCGAGGCGCGCTCCGACGGGCCCGAGCTCACGGAGGAGCACGAGATGACGTCGTACGACATACAGCGCGTCGTGCGCAAGgcgctgggcggcggcggcggcgggagcgtGGAGGACGACGAGGCCTACCGGCGCGCGCTGGACGGCGGCACGCCCGTGTCGCCGACATCGCGCGCCGCCATGGTCGGCCAGGCGCTGCAGTCCGcgaggcagcagcagcagcagcagcggtcGAAGTCGCCACGCCCAATCTTCCCGATGCGTACCGGATTCTGA
- the LOC109773359 gene encoding GATA transcription factor 19, producing the protein MAADGQDPPLADAAAAASGDDDAAAADALLSPASEQLTLLYQGEVYVFDPVPPQKVQAALLVLGGCEVPPGLVSMAGPTAYGEKSTTVAAKRVASLMRFREKRKERCFDKKIRYGVRKEVAQKMKRRKGQFAGRADFGDAASSSAACVSAADGEDDHFRESHCQNCGVNSRLTPAMRRGPAGPRTLCNACGLMWANKGTLRSPLNAPKMTVQHPANLSKMESVDDDKAIVCAEPNHTTVKMDSGMSPEQEQKPELRPATEGDSMADS; encoded by the exons ATGGCGGCGGACGGCCAGGATCCCCCGCTggcggacgccgccgccgccgcctccggcgACGACGACGCCGCGGCGGCGGACGCGCTCCTGAGCCCGGCCTCGGAGCAGCTGACGCTGCTGTACCAGGGGGAGGTCTACGTCTTCGACCCCGTCCCGCCCCAAAAG GTTCAAGCTGCTCTGTTGGTGCTTGGAGGGTGTGAGGTGCCTCCTGGTTTAGTAAGCATGGCTGGGCCTACTGCATATGGTGAAAAG AGTACAACTGTGGCTGCCAAAAGGGTTGCTTCCTTAATGAGGTTCCGTGAGAAGAGGAAGGAAAGATGTTTTGATAAGAAAATAAGATACGGAGTGCGCAAGGAAGTTGCCCAAAA GATGAAACGGCGTAAAGGACAGTTTGCTGGAAGGGCGGATTTTGGTGATGCTGCAAGTTCTTCTGCAGCTTGTGTCTCTGCAGCCGATGGCGAGGATGATCATTTCCGAGAATCCCA TTGTCAAAATTGTGGCGTCAACTCAAGGCTTACTCCAGCAATGCGTCGGGGGCCGGCTGGCCCAAGGACCCTCTGTAATGCTTGTGGCTTGATGTGGGCAAATAAG GGTACTCTGAGAAGTCCTTTGAATGCCCCCAAAATGACGGTGCAGCATCCCGCCAATCTGAGTAAAATG GAGAGTGTGGATGATGACAAAGCAATTGTTTGTGCTGAGCCTAATCATACCACGGTCAAAATGGACTCTGGGAT GAGTCCGGAACAAGAACAGAAACCAGAACTGCGCCCAGCGACCGAAGGCGACAGCATGGCTGATTCATGA
- the LOC109773360 gene encoding folate transporter 1, chloroplastic has translation MPPGTPPPSTEAWTWENAGAGATAGFATVATFHPLDVVRTRFQVSGGRGLSDLPPYRNTGHAVYTIARSEGLRGLYAGFYPAVLGSTVSWGLYFFFYNRAKQRYLQEKDVQLRPFDHLASAAEAGALVCLFTNPIWLVKTRMQLQTPGHTSSYSGFSDALRTIRKEEGWRALYRGIGPGLLLVTHGAIQFTAYEELRKAMISAKSKQTRGDDKGSEDLLNSVDYAALGAGSKLSAILLTYPYQVIRARLQQRPGSDGIPKYSDSWHVVKETARYEGVRGFYRGITSNLLKNLPAASVTFVVYENVIKLFRATKEKT, from the exons ATGCCGCCGGGGACCCCTCCGCCGTCGACGGAGGCGTGGACCTGGGAGAACGCCGGAGCCGGAGCGACCGCCGGCTTCGCCACCGTCGCCACCTTTCACCCGCTCGATGTCGTCCGCACCCGCTTCCAAG TGAGCGGCGGGAGAGGGTTGTCCGACTTGCCGCCGTACAGGAACACGGGACACGCTGTGTACACCATCGCACGATCTGAG GGCCTGAGGGGACTTTATGCCGGATTTTATCCTGCAGTTCTGGGATCAACCGTTTCTTGGGGGCTATATTTCTTTTT TTACAACAGAGCTAAACAAAGATACTTGCAGGAGAAGGATGTTCAGCTCCGTCCTTTCGACCATCTTGCCTCAGCTGCAGAAGCAGGTGCTTTG GTTTGCCTGTTTACAAATCCCATATGGCTGGTGAAAACACGGATGCAACTACAAACTCCCGGGCATACTTCATCTTATTCTGGATTTTCTG ATGCTTTGAGAACTATTCGGAAAGAGGAGGGATGGCGAGCACTTTATAGAGGGATCGGGCCTGGACTTTTGCTG GTCACCCATGGCGCGATACAGTTCACTGCCTATGAGGAACTTCGCAAGGCTATGATATCTGCAAAAAGTAAACAAACAAGGGGAGATGACAAAGGCAGCGAAGATTTATTG AACTCCGTTGATTATGCTGCACTTGGCGCTGGTTCAAAATTATCTGCTATTCTGCTTACTTATCCTTATCAG GTTATCCGAGCCCGCTTGCAG CAACGACCTGGTAGTGATGGTATCCCAAAGTACTCAGATAGTTGGCATGTAGTGAAGGAAACTGCAAG GTACGAAGGTGTCCGTGGATTTTACAGGGGCATCACGTCCAATCTACTGAAGAACCTTCCAGCAGCTTCCGTCACATTTGTGGTGTATGAAAATGTTATCAAACTATTCAGAGCAACCAAGGAGAAGACATAG